From the Cryptomeria japonica chromosome 2, Sugi_1.0, whole genome shotgun sequence genome, one window contains:
- the LOC131041534 gene encoding SH2 domain-containing protein A isoform X4, giving the protein MMLSLSLLLQVMEKETNKVSTNVIRLHIDGVVVGEKRVAYASQNGVIEENLKPLNLVGTDSNCNGVQGYAHYVRILIQPAVTNHYVKNPPLELALDGSSGASDDYNLEESGDGIWSVVGGKASCRRNFALDVVLLDALGRSIHKDMELVALLVYADNGTLVEKPKDNAEAPLLTTFDGVEFPSTERPIRLIHGRASFKLKISQLSSKCDNRLFRVCFDSSHSMNYPFLRVFSRPIRCVSRNRNSRTLSVSWKKPNASAYQLDTACSPRTDEPSESQLVNGDNLVHGSITQTTKITPVLKRVKVGHEKLSIRLANSNSDLDQYSNVEGNACNLSGNDTSIASPTELPKVLHGHSPLGAAYGHCRNDSSDHAMPLPINSNQTDSLFSTNLKIKSENFQGTNSICDNIYAQKSAAMRFGASEGAFSDYVVFKYCLENIFNRSLFLKGTVMSRSDQDVADFAACVSQYTGCHHNGYQILIAKQLIQEGIDLWKMLTKDMYPLPWDTVIHHMEKRFIMITNSKRRKFTSQDKEFLRRIAGCSETIVREEFDQLWQWLFPVALSLSNPQIKRAWESMEPRWIEGMISREEAEALLSTSEGSAKPGSFIIRFPSSRSWPHPDAGALIATYVGTDNGLHHRILSLEERLSSGDRMDALKPVEELLLAQPELSEVCRVPRSPQEA; this is encoded by the exons ATgatgctctctctttctcttctgcTTCAAGTTATGGAGAAGGAAACGAACAAG GTTAGCACAAATGTTATTCGTCTTCACATTGATGGAGTAGTGGTTGGAGAAAAGAGAGTAGCATATGCATCACAGAATGGTGTCATAGAGGAGAACTTGAAGCCTCTAAACTTAGTTGGTACTGATAGTAACTGTAATGGTGTACAAGGATATGCTCATTATGTTAGGATCTTGATCCAACCCGCTGTTACAAATCATTATGTCAAG AATCCACCGCTGGAATTGGCACTTGATGGCTCATCTGGTGCTTCAGATGATTACAATCTTGAGGAAAGTGGTGATGGTATATGGAGTGTTGTTGGAGGCAAG GCATCCTGTCGAAGGAATTTTGCACTTGATGTTGTCTTATTAGATGCACTTGGTCGTTCCATTCACAAAGATATGGAG CTTGTTGCATTACTTGTGTATGCGGATAATGGAACCCTTGTTGAGAAACCAAAAGACAATGCAGAAGCTCCGCTTCTTACCACCTTTGATGGTGTTGAGTTTCCTTCGACTGAGCGTCCAATCAGACTTATTCATGGGCGTGCATCTTTTAAGCTCAAAATATCCCAG CTGTCCTCTAAATGTGACAATAGGCTGTTTCGAGTATGTTTTGATTCATCTCACAGTATGAACTATCCATTTCTTCGAGTATTCTCACGACCAATCCGTTGTGTCTCAAGAAATCGTAACAGTCGAACACTATCTGTATCATGGAAAAAGCCTAATGCTTCTGCATATCAACTTGACACAGCATGCTCCCCAAGAACTGATGAGCCTTCAGAATCACAACTGGTAAATGGAGACAACCTTGTTCATGGATCAATCACTCAAACTACAAAAATTACACCAGTATTGAAGCGTGTAAAGGTGGGACATGAAAAACTGTCCATAAGACTTGCAAATAGTAATAGTGATTTAGATCAATATTCTAATGTAGAAGGTAATGCTTGCAACTTATCTGGTAATGATACATCGATTGCATCACCTACAGAACTGCCCAAGGTTTTACATGGGCACAGTCCCTTGGGAGCTGCATATGGACATTGCAGAAATGACTCTTCTGATCATGCAATGCCTCTgccaataaattcaaatcaaacagATTCTTTGTTTAgtacaaatttgaaaatcaagtcaGAAAATTTTCAAGGAACGAATAGTATTTGTGACAATATTTATGCACAAAAGTCAGCTGCCATGAGATTTGGGGCATCAGAGGGAGCATTTTCAGACTATGTAGTTTTTAAATACTGTCTTGAAAATATATTTAATCGTTCTCTTTTCTTGAAAGGAACTGTTATGTCCAGAAGTGACCAGGATGTGGCAGATTTTGCAGCATGTGTTTCTCAGTATACAGGATGTCATCATAATGG GTATCAGATTTTGATTGCAAAGCAGTTGATCCAAGAAGGAATTGATCTCTGGAAGATGCTTACCAAAGACATGTATCCACTTCCATGGGACACTGTTATACATCACATGGAAAAGAGATTTATTATGATTACAAATAGTAAAAGAAGAAAGTTCACTTCTCAG GACAAGGAGTTCTTGCGGAGAATAGCTGGTTGTAGTGAGACTATTGTCCGTGAAGAGTTTGACCAGTTGTGGCAGTGGTTATTCCCTGTGGCATTGTCTTTGTCCAACCCCCAGATAAAGAGAGCCTGGGAAAGTATGGAGCCTAGATGGATTGAGGGAATGATATCACGTGAGGAAGCTGAAGCTTTACTTAGTACTTCAGAGGGATCTGCAAAACCCGGATCATTTATAATTAGGTTTCCTAGCTCACGCAGCTGGCCACATCCAGATGCAGGTGCCTTGATTGCTACTTATGTTGGTACAGATAATGGGTTGCACCATAGAATTTTGTCACTTGAAGAAAG GCTTAGCAGTGGTGACAGAATGGATGCTTTGAAACCAGTAGAGGAACTTCTGTTGGCACAACCTGAGTTATCTGAAGTCTGCCG AGTTCCCCGTTCTCCACAAGAGGCATGA
- the LOC131041534 gene encoding SH2 domain-containing protein A isoform X3: MASKGGCKKTAAIFEDDDYLTLDRLFLSLTKEVTFSDGSFTLCMWIYVVKSSKGNIIINQVSTNVIRLHIDGVVVGEKRVAYASQNGVIEENLKPLNLVGTDSNCNGVQGYAHYVRILIQPAVTNHYVKNPPLELALDGSSGASDDYNLEESGDGIWSVVGGKASCRRNFALDVVLLDALGRSIHKDMELVALLVYADNGTLVEKPKDNAEAPLLTTFDGVEFPSTERPIRLIHGRASFKLKISQLSSKCDNRLFRVCFDSSHSMNYPFLRVFSRPIRCVSRNRNSRTLSVSWKKPNASAYQLDTACSPRTDEPSESQLVNGDNLVHGSITQTTKITPVLKRVKVGHEKLSIRLANSNSDLDQYSNVEGNACNLSGNDTSIASPTELPKVLHGHSPLGAAYGHCRNDSSDHAMPLPINSNQTDSLFSTNLKIKSENFQGTNSICDNIYAQKSAAMRFGASEGAFSDYVVFKYCLENIFNRSLFLKGTVMSRSDQDVADFAACVSQYTGCHHNGYQILIAKQLIQEGIDLWKMLTKDMYPLPWDTVIHHMEKRFIMITNSKRRKFTSQDKEFLRRIAGCSETIVREEFDQLWQWLFPVALSLSNPQIKRAWESMEPRWIEGMISREEAEALLSTSEGSAKPGSFIIRFPSSRSWPHPDAGALIATYVGTDNGLHHRILSLEERLSSGDRMDALKPVEELLLAQPELSEVCRVPRSPQEA, encoded by the exons GTTAGCACAAATGTTATTCGTCTTCACATTGATGGAGTAGTGGTTGGAGAAAAGAGAGTAGCATATGCATCACAGAATGGTGTCATAGAGGAGAACTTGAAGCCTCTAAACTTAGTTGGTACTGATAGTAACTGTAATGGTGTACAAGGATATGCTCATTATGTTAGGATCTTGATCCAACCCGCTGTTACAAATCATTATGTCAAG AATCCACCGCTGGAATTGGCACTTGATGGCTCATCTGGTGCTTCAGATGATTACAATCTTGAGGAAAGTGGTGATGGTATATGGAGTGTTGTTGGAGGCAAG GCATCCTGTCGAAGGAATTTTGCACTTGATGTTGTCTTATTAGATGCACTTGGTCGTTCCATTCACAAAGATATGGAG CTTGTTGCATTACTTGTGTATGCGGATAATGGAACCCTTGTTGAGAAACCAAAAGACAATGCAGAAGCTCCGCTTCTTACCACCTTTGATGGTGTTGAGTTTCCTTCGACTGAGCGTCCAATCAGACTTATTCATGGGCGTGCATCTTTTAAGCTCAAAATATCCCAG CTGTCCTCTAAATGTGACAATAGGCTGTTTCGAGTATGTTTTGATTCATCTCACAGTATGAACTATCCATTTCTTCGAGTATTCTCACGACCAATCCGTTGTGTCTCAAGAAATCGTAACAGTCGAACACTATCTGTATCATGGAAAAAGCCTAATGCTTCTGCATATCAACTTGACACAGCATGCTCCCCAAGAACTGATGAGCCTTCAGAATCACAACTGGTAAATGGAGACAACCTTGTTCATGGATCAATCACTCAAACTACAAAAATTACACCAGTATTGAAGCGTGTAAAGGTGGGACATGAAAAACTGTCCATAAGACTTGCAAATAGTAATAGTGATTTAGATCAATATTCTAATGTAGAAGGTAATGCTTGCAACTTATCTGGTAATGATACATCGATTGCATCACCTACAGAACTGCCCAAGGTTTTACATGGGCACAGTCCCTTGGGAGCTGCATATGGACATTGCAGAAATGACTCTTCTGATCATGCAATGCCTCTgccaataaattcaaatcaaacagATTCTTTGTTTAgtacaaatttgaaaatcaagtcaGAAAATTTTCAAGGAACGAATAGTATTTGTGACAATATTTATGCACAAAAGTCAGCTGCCATGAGATTTGGGGCATCAGAGGGAGCATTTTCAGACTATGTAGTTTTTAAATACTGTCTTGAAAATATATTTAATCGTTCTCTTTTCTTGAAAGGAACTGTTATGTCCAGAAGTGACCAGGATGTGGCAGATTTTGCAGCATGTGTTTCTCAGTATACAGGATGTCATCATAATGG GTATCAGATTTTGATTGCAAAGCAGTTGATCCAAGAAGGAATTGATCTCTGGAAGATGCTTACCAAAGACATGTATCCACTTCCATGGGACACTGTTATACATCACATGGAAAAGAGATTTATTATGATTACAAATAGTAAAAGAAGAAAGTTCACTTCTCAG GACAAGGAGTTCTTGCGGAGAATAGCTGGTTGTAGTGAGACTATTGTCCGTGAAGAGTTTGACCAGTTGTGGCAGTGGTTATTCCCTGTGGCATTGTCTTTGTCCAACCCCCAGATAAAGAGAGCCTGGGAAAGTATGGAGCCTAGATGGATTGAGGGAATGATATCACGTGAGGAAGCTGAAGCTTTACTTAGTACTTCAGAGGGATCTGCAAAACCCGGATCATTTATAATTAGGTTTCCTAGCTCACGCAGCTGGCCACATCCAGATGCAGGTGCCTTGATTGCTACTTATGTTGGTACAGATAATGGGTTGCACCATAGAATTTTGTCACTTGAAGAAAG GCTTAGCAGTGGTGACAGAATGGATGCTTTGAAACCAGTAGAGGAACTTCTGTTGGCACAACCTGAGTTATCTGAAGTCTGCCG AGTTCCCCGTTCTCCACAAGAGGCATGA